A section of the Estrella lausannensis genome encodes:
- the nuoE gene encoding NADH-quinone oxidoreductase subunit NuoE: MKISEKTKQAILKLQTKYPEKRSALIPALHLAQADVGYLPEEIQNEVAELFDINPNEVNAVVSFYDMFFERPVGKHIVHVCKNASCMLRGADGVLRKMCDKLGVEPHGTSEDGQFTVIPSECLGACDRAPMMLVDDRVVGPVNEEMVDSIINEARKMPGHPSPIKMEADIHE, from the coding sequence ATGAAAATTTCTGAAAAGACCAAACAAGCCATCTTGAAGCTGCAGACAAAGTATCCAGAGAAAAGATCGGCCTTGATTCCGGCTCTTCACTTGGCCCAGGCTGATGTCGGCTACTTGCCTGAAGAGATCCAGAATGAAGTTGCAGAATTGTTCGATATCAATCCCAATGAGGTGAATGCCGTTGTTTCTTTCTATGATATGTTCTTTGAAAGGCCGGTCGGGAAGCATATTGTTCATGTATGCAAGAACGCCTCCTGCATGCTGCGAGGGGCGGACGGTGTGCTGCGTAAAATGTGCGACAAGCTTGGCGTCGAACCTCACGGAACTTCGGAAGATGGGCAGTTTACCGTTATCCCTTCAGAGTGTCTTGGAGCCTGCGACAGAGCGCCCATGATGCTGGTGGATGACCGGGTTGTCGGACCTGTCAATGAAGAGATGGTGGACAGTATCATTAATGAAGCCAGGAAGATGCCTGGTCATCCCTCTCCCATAAAAATGGAGGCGGATATCCATGAATGA
- a CDS encoding AtpZ/AtpI family protein, producing the protein MAFFRKGTDQGENEVSARFAAFVTIPFVLAVPPICGLLLGKFLDNLLGTKPYLMLSLLALGFVAAFREFYRLVKKFGDKE; encoded by the coding sequence TTGGCTTTTTTTAGGAAAGGAACTGATCAGGGAGAAAATGAAGTCAGCGCCCGATTTGCTGCTTTCGTCACGATCCCTTTTGTGCTCGCCGTCCCTCCGATTTGCGGGCTTTTGCTGGGGAAGTTCCTGGATAATCTTCTTGGCACTAAGCCCTATCTGATGCTTTCGCTCTTGGCTTTGGGCTTTGTCGCGGCATTTAGAGAGTTCTACCGCCTGGTGAAAAAATTTGGAGACAAAGAGTAG
- a CDS encoding ABC transporter ATP-binding protein yields the protein MSEPLLKVTDLHKRFPIYSGLLRKEAAHVHAVNGVTLELKQGEVLGLVGESGSGKSTIGRLALGLTQPTEGEVRYKGKLLGEMDGKSLADFRRSSQMVFQDPYASLNPRKTILEAIGEGILFHGIAKNYREMEAIAEDIVKQVGLPKDALKRYPHEFSGGQQQRICIGRAIALNPALLICDEAVSALDVSYQAQVLNLFRDLKEKRGLSYLFISHDLAIVRYLADTVAVLYLGKVMEIASAKSLFSNPKHPYTRSLLSASPTLDPEKRKARIRLEGEIPSSLRPPSGCPFRTRCPFAREECKRPPPHKKVKDSQTGGEDHSYFCVLDD from the coding sequence ATGTCCGAGCCGTTGCTTAAGGTCACAGATCTTCATAAAAGATTTCCTATCTATTCGGGCCTCTTGAGGAAAGAGGCAGCGCATGTCCATGCGGTCAATGGGGTAACTCTTGAGCTCAAGCAAGGTGAAGTGCTCGGTCTTGTTGGAGAGAGCGGGTCTGGCAAAAGCACGATCGGCCGCCTGGCTCTTGGCTTGACTCAGCCGACAGAAGGCGAAGTACGCTACAAGGGAAAATTACTTGGAGAGATGGATGGGAAGTCATTAGCCGACTTCAGACGCTCTTCGCAGATGGTATTTCAAGATCCCTACGCATCCCTAAACCCCAGAAAAACCATTTTAGAGGCGATAGGTGAGGGGATTCTATTTCACGGCATTGCTAAAAATTATAGGGAAATGGAGGCGATCGCGGAGGATATCGTAAAGCAAGTTGGCCTGCCTAAAGATGCTCTAAAGCGCTATCCTCATGAATTTTCCGGGGGGCAGCAGCAGCGCATCTGTATTGGCCGGGCGATCGCTTTGAACCCGGCACTTCTTATCTGCGATGAAGCGGTGTCTGCGTTAGATGTCTCCTACCAGGCGCAAGTTCTGAATCTTTTTAGGGATTTGAAGGAAAAGAGGGGGCTTTCCTATCTTTTTATTTCCCACGATCTTGCTATCGTTCGCTACCTAGCAGACACCGTCGCCGTTCTTTATCTGGGAAAGGTCATGGAGATCGCTTCTGCAAAATCTCTCTTTAGCAACCCGAAGCACCCCTACACAAGGTCGCTTCTGTCGGCATCGCCGACTTTGGATCCGGAAAAAAGAAAAGCCCGAATCAGGCTGGAAGGAGAGATCCCATCCTCTTTGCGTCCACCGTCGGGTTGCCCTTTCAGAACGCGCTGTCCTTTTGCGCGGGAAGAGTGCAAGCGTCCGCCCCCCCACAAAAAAGTCAAGGATAGCCAGACGGGCGGTGAAGACCACAGCTACTTTTGCGTGCTCGACGATTGA
- a CDS encoding NADH-quinone oxidoreductase subunit C: protein MTASEIIQKIVKAFPSAIEGQSEVFGQLCIQVHKAYIKEIIAYIASRDRLGFRMLIDITAIDYLQPDPKTQVLYILHHPETLLRIKVSVDVERGGAIESVTDIFEGADWYEREVFDLFGITFSGHPDLKRILMPDDWEGHPLRKDYALTEESVEFKGQAKPKVPSAIIPYVKD, encoded by the coding sequence ATGACAGCTTCCGAAATCATCCAAAAAATTGTGAAGGCCTTTCCTTCGGCGATAGAAGGCCAGAGCGAAGTTTTCGGTCAGCTCTGTATTCAGGTACACAAAGCGTACATTAAAGAGATCATCGCCTACATCGCCTCCCGTGACCGGCTCGGCTTTCGCATGTTGATTGACATCACAGCGATCGACTATCTGCAGCCTGATCCGAAAACACAGGTGCTCTACATTTTGCACCATCCGGAAACACTCCTGAGGATTAAAGTTTCCGTTGATGTCGAACGAGGCGGTGCTATCGAGTCTGTCACAGACATATTCGAGGGTGCCGATTGGTATGAGAGGGAAGTATTTGACCTCTTCGGCATAACATTTTCGGGACACCCGGATCTAAAACGCATCCTGATGCCGGATGACTGGGAAGGTCATCCCTTAAGAAAAGATTACGCTCTCACGGAAGAGTCTGTGGAGTTTAAAGGCCAGGCAAAACCCAAAGTTCCATCGGCGATCATCCCTTATGTCAAAGATTGA
- a CDS encoding inorganic pyrophosphatase — translation MEKKNPLSLPKHMLYRSHPWHGMPLGDKAPESVNCYIEIVPTDTVKYELDKETGILKIDRPQKYSSLCPSLYGLLPKTYCGTLTAQYCMQKSGLKNIRGDEDPLDICVLTERAIPRGDILLHAHPIGGLRMIDGNEADDKIIAVLQGDYVYGKFRDIGECPENIVERLRHYFLTYKDSPDKKQGRVQITHTYGRQEAFEVIRLAQQDYLDKFSSYGH, via the coding sequence ATGGAAAAGAAAAACCCTCTTTCTTTACCGAAACACATGCTTTACCGCTCGCACCCCTGGCATGGAATGCCGCTTGGGGATAAAGCACCCGAATCGGTGAACTGCTATATCGAGATCGTCCCTACCGATACCGTCAAATATGAGCTCGATAAAGAGACGGGCATCCTCAAGATAGACCGGCCGCAAAAGTACTCCAGTCTCTGTCCGAGCTTATACGGGCTGCTGCCAAAGACCTATTGCGGCACATTGACCGCGCAATACTGCATGCAAAAATCAGGTCTGAAGAATATCCGGGGCGATGAAGATCCTTTGGATATTTGCGTGTTGACCGAAAGGGCAATTCCCAGGGGGGACATTTTGCTGCATGCACATCCGATCGGCGGTCTGCGCATGATTGACGGCAATGAGGCAGACGACAAAATCATCGCTGTCCTCCAGGGAGATTACGTCTATGGAAAATTCAGGGATATCGGTGAATGCCCGGAAAATATCGTCGAGCGGCTACGCCACTACTTCCTGACGTACAAAGACTCCCCTGATAAAAAACAGGGCCGCGTTCAAATCACCCATACTTATGGGCGGCAAGAAGCCTTTGAGGTCATCCGGCTCGCCCAGCAAGATTATCTCGACAAGTTCTCTTCCTATGGGCACTAG
- a CDS encoding TIGR00153 family protein, which produces MLTILKLFGKSPFAPLQSHMEKVAECVHLLPPLFAALLDQDQKKMQEIYEAISRAEHQADLIKNDIRNHMPKSLFLPVDRGHLLEIISTQDNIADKAEDVAVLLTLKEVKILDSFKTEFMEFLNKNIEAFDEVRLIIKEMHELLESSFGGSEAEKVKDFVEIVAFKEHEVDMIQRKLLKILFNSENEMSYTTFHVWQRIVEALGGVSNLSENLAFRVRRMLEIK; this is translated from the coding sequence ATGCTGACTATACTCAAACTATTCGGCAAATCCCCCTTCGCTCCCTTGCAGAGCCACATGGAAAAAGTCGCCGAATGCGTGCATCTGCTGCCCCCTCTCTTTGCAGCCCTTCTGGATCAAGACCAAAAAAAGATGCAGGAGATCTATGAGGCCATCTCGAGAGCAGAGCACCAGGCGGATTTGATAAAAAATGATATCCGCAACCACATGCCTAAAAGTCTTTTTCTTCCCGTCGACAGAGGTCATCTGCTTGAAATCATCTCAACTCAGGACAATATTGCCGATAAGGCCGAGGACGTCGCCGTTTTACTCACTCTCAAAGAAGTGAAAATCTTAGACTCTTTCAAGACAGAGTTCATGGAATTTTTAAATAAAAACATCGAAGCATTCGACGAGGTGCGACTGATCATCAAGGAGATGCACGAACTCCTGGAATCCTCTTTTGGAGGATCTGAAGCAGAAAAGGTCAAGGATTTCGTGGAAATTGTCGCCTTCAAAGAACATGAAGTGGACATGATCCAACGAAAGCTGCTGAAAATTCTCTTCAACTCGGAAAACGAAATGTCCTATACCACCTTCCACGTGTGGCAACGCATCGTGGAGGCACTTGGGGGAGTCTCCAACTTGTCGGAAAACCTCGCTTTCAGAGTGAGAAGAATGCTTGAAATCAAATAG
- a CDS encoding inorganic phosphate transporter produces the protein MDIELILTILVLIAGMYMAWNIGANDVANAMGTSVGSGVLTLKKAVYIAAVLEFSGAFFFGSHVSATVQNGIVNPLIFKDIPLHFVIGMLSSLLASGVWLQIASYYGWPVSGTHTIIGAIVGFGLIVGGWEAIYWDNVLWIISSWVLSPLMGGILGFFIFNVLRKRIFYAKCPVEATKKLAPFLAFPFVATLSVLLLFNGLKNLNIELSIDEALCYSFFLGAIAAVITFFVVKRIKTPESELKPQVEFSPEAVTALDKARSQLAVVQNKAQGAVAYQAALALEEVERLSKAMQNRETIGSTDYATVEKIFGYMQIVSACLMAFAHGANDVANAIGPLTAAMRVLTSGSVEDDGSFNSTWLLALGGFGIVLGLATWGWRVIETIGKKITELTPSRGFTAEFSAAITIVLATRLGLPVSTTHTLVGAVLGVGLARGLEALDMSTTRDIVLSWFVTVPAGALLSVGIYYTLSMAI, from the coding sequence ATGGATATTGAACTGATTTTAACAATTTTGGTTCTCATTGCCGGCATGTACATGGCATGGAACATCGGCGCCAACGATGTGGCGAACGCCATGGGCACTTCCGTAGGCTCTGGAGTGCTCACGCTCAAGAAGGCCGTTTACATCGCCGCCGTCTTGGAATTTTCCGGGGCATTTTTCTTTGGCTCTCATGTCTCTGCCACTGTCCAGAACGGAATCGTCAATCCACTGATTTTCAAAGACATCCCCCTGCACTTCGTCATCGGGATGCTCTCCTCACTACTCGCTTCGGGTGTATGGCTGCAGATTGCCTCCTACTATGGATGGCCGGTTTCAGGCACTCACACGATCATCGGTGCGATCGTAGGATTCGGGCTGATCGTAGGAGGATGGGAGGCCATATACTGGGATAACGTCCTTTGGATCATCTCCAGCTGGGTGCTTTCCCCGCTCATGGGTGGGATTTTAGGCTTTTTTATTTTCAACGTGCTGAGAAAACGTATCTTCTATGCAAAATGTCCGGTAGAGGCAACTAAAAAACTGGCCCCTTTTCTAGCCTTTCCCTTTGTCGCCACTCTCTCCGTTCTTCTGCTTTTCAACGGCCTGAAAAACCTCAATATCGAACTATCGATAGACGAAGCCCTCTGCTATAGCTTCTTTTTAGGCGCTATCGCAGCCGTCATCACGTTTTTTGTCGTCAAACGCATTAAAACTCCGGAAAGCGAACTGAAGCCCCAAGTCGAATTTTCCCCTGAAGCGGTAACGGCTTTGGATAAAGCGAGAAGCCAGCTCGCTGTGGTTCAGAACAAAGCTCAAGGAGCTGTCGCTTATCAGGCTGCCTTAGCGCTTGAAGAGGTGGAAAGACTCTCCAAGGCGATGCAAAACCGGGAAACGATCGGCTCCACCGACTATGCCACCGTTGAGAAGATCTTCGGCTATATGCAGATCGTCAGCGCCTGTCTGATGGCCTTTGCCCACGGAGCCAACGATGTCGCCAATGCTATCGGCCCCCTGACAGCGGCCATGCGCGTCCTCACTTCGGGATCTGTCGAAGATGACGGCAGCTTCAATTCCACATGGCTTCTTGCGCTGGGAGGATTCGGCATCGTGCTGGGCCTGGCTACATGGGGTTGGCGAGTGATCGAAACGATCGGCAAGAAAATTACCGAGTTGACCCCTTCGAGAGGTTTCACCGCTGAATTCAGCGCCGCCATCACGATCGTGCTGGCGACAAGACTGGGACTGCCCGTCTCCACGACACACACACTGGTCGGTGCCGTACTTGGCGTCGGTCTGGCGCGCGGCCTTGAGGCGTTGGATATGAGCACCACAAGGGATATCGTGCTTTCATGGTTTGTCACAGTGCCCGCAGGAGCTTTGCTCTCTGTCGGAATCTACTACACGCTGTCAATGGCCATCTGA
- a CDS encoding NADH-quinone oxidoreductase subunit D has product MSKIEGYSLERSGEVMELNLGPQHPSTHGVLRLLLKLDGEVVLSCEPVIGYLHTGVEKECETRTYWQIFTLVDRLDYLSGPAEEQAFASVVEKLMGIDIPSRAKTIRLILLELSRIASHLLWLGTSALELNMSSVFMYCFVEREKILDLFEEFSGGRMFPNCWKIGGLSNDIDDAFEEEIKKFIRYFPAVWKELDNLLTNNYVWCQRLKDVAVIDRETCEQFGCTGPIIRAAGVPYDIRKAFPYLDYAELSFDIPVRSEADCYARYLVRMEEMMISLSLIDQALKKLKPGPVIVSDRKVALPPRKELVRSMEAVIHQFKLVSDGIRPPVGDAYSAVESARGELGHFLKSDGSNKPYRLRVRSPSFTHVQVLKKIIPGHILPDVVVAIASMDPILGDVDR; this is encoded by the coding sequence ATGTCAAAGATTGAAGGCTATAGTTTAGAAAGAAGCGGCGAGGTGATGGAGCTCAACTTAGGGCCGCAGCACCCCTCTACCCACGGAGTTCTCAGGCTTCTTTTGAAGCTTGATGGCGAGGTAGTCCTCTCGTGCGAGCCGGTCATTGGCTATCTGCACACGGGCGTTGAAAAGGAGTGCGAAACGAGGACCTATTGGCAGATCTTTACCTTGGTGGACCGGCTTGACTACCTGTCAGGGCCGGCAGAGGAACAGGCTTTTGCTTCCGTCGTCGAGAAGCTGATGGGAATCGATATACCCTCAAGAGCTAAAACAATCCGCCTGATCCTTCTTGAGCTATCCAGGATAGCTAGCCATCTTCTCTGGCTTGGCACAAGCGCTCTTGAGCTTAATATGTCTTCCGTGTTCATGTATTGCTTTGTTGAAAGGGAGAAGATCCTTGATTTGTTCGAGGAGTTTTCCGGTGGGCGGATGTTCCCCAACTGCTGGAAGATCGGCGGGCTTTCAAACGATATCGATGATGCCTTTGAAGAGGAAATCAAGAAATTTATCCGCTATTTCCCTGCTGTTTGGAAAGAGCTGGATAATCTTCTGACAAACAATTACGTCTGGTGCCAGCGCCTTAAGGACGTCGCAGTCATCGACAGGGAGACGTGCGAGCAATTTGGCTGCACAGGCCCTATCATTCGAGCGGCAGGAGTCCCCTACGATATTCGTAAAGCTTTTCCCTACCTCGATTATGCGGAATTGAGCTTTGATATTCCGGTGAGATCAGAGGCTGACTGTTATGCCCGTTATCTTGTCCGCATGGAAGAGATGATGATCAGCCTTTCTCTGATCGACCAGGCCCTGAAGAAACTAAAACCAGGTCCAGTGATCGTGTCCGACAGAAAAGTCGCTCTCCCTCCTAGAAAAGAGCTTGTCAGAAGCATGGAGGCGGTCATTCACCAATTTAAGTTGGTGAGCGATGGTATTCGCCCACCTGTCGGAGATGCCTACAGTGCCGTCGAATCCGCCCGAGGCGAGCTCGGCCATTTTCTTAAAAGCGACGGCAGCAATAAGCCCTATCGGCTGCGCGTCAGGTCGCCTTCTTTCACTCACGTTCAGGTACTGAAGAAGATTATTCCCGGACATATCCTCCCTGACGTGGTGGTTGCAATTGCGAGCATGGATCCGATTTTAGGGGATGTGGACCGATGA
- a CDS encoding ABC transporter ATP-binding protein, giving the protein MREEPVLKVQNLKTELYLSGRPYAVVKDVSFDLYRGKTLAIVGESGCGKSLTALSLIRVLPEPPALHPRGKIWYQGINLLDLSEKEMRKIRGGKIAMIFQDPLSSLNPVYTIGDQLAEAAALHLNLFGEEAYQKAEEMLNHVGIPSPKERLADYPHQLSGGMRQRVMIAQALISKPDVLIADEPTTALDVTIQAQVIDLLKRLQKEDGMAILLITHDMGVVSELADEVLVMYASEGIESGSVDEIFENKSHPYTQGLFNSRPSGSAEEGDVLHPIPGIVPQLTDYPSGCRFHPRCPFAMKKCTLNSPPLFALGERGRHQSACYLEDGTEESEKMRREGRWQ; this is encoded by the coding sequence ATGCGGGAAGAACCTGTTTTAAAAGTTCAGAATCTGAAGACCGAACTCTATCTTTCCGGACGCCCTTATGCTGTGGTGAAAGATGTCAGCTTTGATCTCTACCGGGGAAAAACGCTTGCCATTGTCGGGGAGTCGGGCTGTGGTAAGTCGCTCACCGCCCTTTCGCTGATCCGAGTCCTTCCTGAGCCCCCGGCTCTCCATCCCAGAGGGAAAATTTGGTACCAGGGCATCAATTTACTCGATTTGAGCGAGAAAGAGATGCGGAAGATCCGCGGCGGAAAAATCGCGATGATTTTTCAGGATCCTTTAAGCTCTTTGAATCCCGTTTACACCATCGGAGATCAGCTTGCGGAAGCGGCTGCCCTCCACCTCAATTTGTTTGGCGAGGAGGCCTACCAGAAGGCCGAGGAGATGCTGAATCATGTGGGCATCCCTTCCCCTAAAGAGAGGCTTGCCGATTATCCTCACCAGCTGTCTGGTGGAATGCGCCAGCGCGTGATGATCGCTCAAGCGTTGATCAGTAAGCCCGATGTCTTGATAGCCGATGAGCCGACGACAGCGCTGGATGTGACGATTCAAGCTCAGGTTATCGATCTGCTCAAGCGACTGCAAAAAGAAGACGGTATGGCAATTCTTCTTATCACCCACGATATGGGTGTCGTCTCTGAGCTGGCCGATGAGGTTTTGGTCATGTACGCATCTGAAGGCATCGAATCGGGTAGCGTCGATGAAATTTTTGAAAACAAGTCTCACCCTTATACTCAGGGGCTGTTCAACTCAAGGCCCAGTGGATCGGCCGAGGAGGGCGACGTGCTCCACCCTATACCCGGTATTGTCCCGCAGCTGACCGATTATCCATCCGGCTGCCGGTTTCACCCGCGCTGTCCTTTCGCTATGAAAAAATGTACGCTCAATTCCCCCCCTCTGTTTGCACTTGGAGAGAGGGGACGGCATCAATCGGCGTGTTATCTGGAAGATGGCACTGAAGAGAGCGAGAAGATGCGAAGAGAAGGCAGATGGCAGTAG
- the nuoF gene encoding NADH-quinone oxidoreductase subunit NuoF: MNEMRILTAHVHDKKQKEIDTYISHGGYEAVKKVIPHTNPVEITELVKKAELKGRGGAGFLTGTKWGFIPKDPNIDKYLVCNCDESEPGVFKDRLLIENDPHQLIEGMILASYAIGAKKSFIYTRGEYFEGIATLEKAVSEAEKRGFLGKNILGSSYSLEIIVHPGAGAYIAGEETALLNSLEGFRATPRLKPPFPAIEGLYRKPTVVNNVETLCNVVHIINRGADWFLSIGTKGSRGTKIYQASGHVKHPGCFEFPMGVTLAEVLEAAGGMLPGRKFKACYPGGSSCALLTADDLDLPLNFEDLAAKGTMLGTASLIVMDDSADMVQVAERLMEFYQNESCGKCTPCREGTRWMVQVLKRINAGHGVMADLKTIQEVSTLMAANSFCPLAAGAAPPVVSALLSFREEFEAKIQRNPDMNKLQVMKIAYPYQAGE; this comes from the coding sequence ATGAATGAGATGCGCATTCTGACTGCACACGTGCATGACAAAAAGCAAAAAGAGATCGATACTTATATCTCGCACGGAGGCTATGAAGCTGTAAAAAAGGTCATACCTCACACTAACCCGGTAGAAATTACAGAACTCGTTAAAAAAGCGGAACTGAAGGGAAGAGGGGGAGCCGGCTTTTTGACAGGCACCAAATGGGGATTTATCCCGAAAGATCCGAATATAGACAAATACCTTGTCTGCAACTGCGATGAGAGTGAACCCGGTGTCTTTAAGGATAGACTGCTCATTGAAAACGATCCCCATCAACTGATTGAAGGGATGATTTTGGCAAGCTATGCCATCGGCGCTAAGAAGTCCTTTATCTACACGAGAGGAGAGTATTTCGAGGGGATAGCTACCCTGGAAAAGGCTGTTTCCGAGGCTGAGAAAAGGGGGTTTTTGGGGAAGAATATCTTAGGCTCTTCCTATTCCCTAGAGATCATCGTGCACCCGGGAGCCGGAGCCTATATCGCCGGGGAGGAGACCGCTCTTTTAAATTCGCTTGAAGGATTCAGGGCCACTCCAAGGCTGAAACCCCCTTTCCCTGCTATCGAGGGTCTCTACAGGAAGCCCACTGTTGTCAACAACGTTGAAACCCTTTGCAATGTAGTTCATATCATTAACAGAGGGGCTGATTGGTTTCTGTCCATCGGAACCAAAGGAAGCCGCGGCACCAAGATCTACCAGGCGAGCGGCCATGTGAAACATCCGGGATGCTTTGAGTTTCCTATGGGGGTGACTTTGGCCGAAGTGCTGGAGGCAGCCGGCGGGATGCTTCCCGGCAGAAAATTCAAAGCCTGTTATCCCGGTGGATCTTCTTGCGCACTCCTCACAGCCGATGATTTAGATTTACCCCTCAATTTCGAGGATCTTGCCGCCAAGGGAACAATGCTCGGGACAGCGTCGCTCATCGTGATGGACGACTCGGCCGATATGGTTCAGGTGGCAGAGCGCCTCATGGAATTTTATCAGAATGAATCGTGCGGAAAATGCACCCCGTGCAGGGAAGGTACGAGGTGGATGGTGCAGGTTCTTAAGAGAATCAACGCCGGCCATGGTGTCATGGCTGATCTGAAGACAATTCAGGAAGTGAGCACCTTAATGGCGGCCAATTCCTTCTGTCCTTTAGCTGCCGGGGCAGCTCCACCGGTTGTCAGTGCTCTTTTGAGTTTCAGGGAAGAGTTCGAGGCGAAAATTCAGAGAAATCCTGATATGAATAAACTGCAAGTAATGAAAATTGCCTATCCCTATCAGGCTGGAGAGTAA
- a CDS encoding NADH-quinone oxidoreductase subunit A codes for MPSDFYPVHIYFLLVAFVTLVTLALSGLFPSHKENPAKFDAYESGIKTETHLLSKRFPLRHYLVALVFLVFDIEVVFLYPWVAVAKEIGPFAFYEMLFFVAALFVGYLYVWKKGALEWQ; via the coding sequence GTGCCTTCCGATTTTTATCCGGTCCATATCTACTTTCTGCTGGTTGCTTTCGTCACGCTGGTGACGCTCGCCCTGTCGGGCCTTTTCCCCTCTCATAAGGAAAATCCCGCAAAATTTGATGCCTATGAATCAGGCATCAAGACGGAAACTCATCTGCTCAGCAAACGGTTTCCTTTACGTCATTATCTTGTGGCGCTGGTGTTTTTAGTGTTCGATATCGAAGTGGTTTTTCTCTATCCCTGGGTTGCTGTCGCCAAAGAGATTGGACCGTTTGCATTTTATGAGATGTTATTTTTCGTCGCCGCGCTTTTTGTCGGCTATCTTTACGTTTGGAAAAAAGGAGCGCTGGAATGGCAGTGA
- the atpB gene encoding F0F1 ATP synthase subunit A — MNLLLSALAYENADNDAGPSLVEQDAPVLPNLISIIHKAYHGQEWATMLFEWEDIIFATFIAIVISSFFYFGTKKKEMIPEGMQNVLEWLTESILNNILAVLGPKKEKHLPFIGTLFVYIICMNLAGLIPLMKAPSTSLNITAALALCVFFRVLYLNLKNRGVMGYLYHLAGSPKDVIGWLIVPLMLPIELLTEISRPVTLSLRLFGNIFGEEVLIGVFALFGVTAIASLNLPLGLPLQLPFMLLAIFTSFIQAVVFTLLSSIYLSLAGEGEESHH; from the coding sequence ATGAATTTGCTTCTTTCCGCGCTCGCCTATGAAAATGCGGACAACGATGCGGGTCCTTCTCTCGTTGAACAAGATGCACCTGTTCTACCCAACCTCATCTCCATAATTCACAAGGCCTACCATGGACAAGAATGGGCAACCATGCTGTTTGAATGGGAGGACATCATTTTTGCGACATTCATCGCCATTGTGATCTCCTCCTTCTTCTACTTCGGCACCAAGAAAAAAGAGATGATTCCCGAGGGAATGCAGAACGTTCTGGAATGGCTGACAGAATCCATTCTAAACAACATTTTAGCTGTATTAGGGCCAAAAAAAGAGAAGCACCTCCCCTTTATCGGCACTCTTTTTGTCTATATCATCTGCATGAACCTGGCAGGCCTCATACCGCTGATGAAAGCCCCTTCCACCAGTTTAAACATCACGGCAGCCCTGGCCTTGTGTGTCTTCTTCCGGGTTTTATACCTGAATTTAAAAAACAGGGGTGTGATGGGCTATCTCTACCATCTGGCAGGATCTCCGAAAGACGTCATCGGATGGCTGATAGTTCCGCTGATGCTTCCGATTGAGCTGCTTACAGAGATTTCAAGGCCTGTGACGCTATCCCTTCGCCTCTTCGGCAACATTTTCGGCGAAGAAGTTCTGATCGGTGTTTTCGCTCTCTTTGGCGTGACAGCAATTGCCTCTTTAAATTTGCCTTTGGGTCTTCCTCTTCAGCTTCCCTTCATGCTCCTGGCAATCTTTACCAGTTTCATCCAGGCAGTTGTATTCACCCTTCTCTCCTCGATTTACCTCTCCCTTGCAGGAGAAGGCGAGGAATCCCATCACTAA